Proteins from a genomic interval of Zingiber officinale cultivar Zhangliang chromosome 1B, Zo_v1.1, whole genome shotgun sequence:
- the LOC122046224 gene encoding probable WRKY transcription factor 49, giving the protein MEGIEGAEVNWFEEFDYSQMEFMQELQICPKFISTPNVADCRAYEPCEPITSKLIYSGPTISHVERALSMSNGLSNSQPPVSLPDRGLGKMDHKYIMRIKTCGNGLADDGYKWRKYGQKSIKNSPNPRSYYRCTNPRCNAKKQVERSMEDPEILIVTYEGLHLHYTYSHLLFPRSPDLSATATGLHVAKKLKCQHAAEAARQSSPPHADADDSPLHGIFDDDGAEGLLEDVVPLLVRKPCGPTASSYEPCIASSLAASTPSYSSLSWAADTSFFDLGIRSSIW; this is encoded by the exons ATGGAGGGAATCGAAGGAGCAGAGGTCAATTGGTTTGAAGAATTTGACTACTCCCAGATGGAGTTCATGCAGGAACTGCAGATCTGCCCTAAGTTCATCTCAACGCCAAATGTGGCAGATTGCCGTGCTTATGAGCCCTGTGAACCTATCACCAGCAAGCTCATCTACTCGGGTCCAACCATCAGCCATGTCGAAAGGGCACTGTCCATGTCCAATGGCCTGAGCAATTCTCAACCACC AGTTTCTTTACCGGACAGAGGCTTGGGGAAAATGGATCATAAGTACATAATGAGGATCAAGACCTGTGGCAACGGGCTCGCAGATGATGGCTACAAATGGAGAAAATATGGGCAAAAATCCATCAAGAACAGCCCCAACCCAAG GAGTTACTACAGATGCACCAACCCTAGATGCAACGCCAAGAAGCAAGTGGAGAGGTCGATGGAAGACCCAGAGATTCTGATCGTCACATACGAGGGCCTCCACCTCCATTACACTTATTCTCACCTCCTCTTCCCTCGGTCGCCGGACCTCTCCGCCACCGCTACTGGGCTTCACGTGGCCAAGAAGCTCAAATGCCAGCACGCGGCCGAGGCCGCGCGACAGAGCAGCCCGCCACATGCGGACGCCGACGACTCGCCGCTGCATGGAATTTTTGACGACGACGGCGCCGAAGGCCTGCTGGAAGACGTGGTGCCGTTGCTGGTAAGGAAGCCTTGCGGCCCGACCGCCTCGTCGTACGAGCCGTGCATTGCTTCATCGCTGGCGGCGTCTACGCCGTCCTACTCCTCCCTGTCGTGGGCCGCCGACACCTCGTTCTTTGACCTGGGTATTCGATCGAGCATCTGGTGA